Within the Arachis duranensis cultivar V14167 chromosome 10, aradu.V14167.gnm2.J7QH, whole genome shotgun sequence genome, the region GAGAAATGCATTGGGTGTGGGAAGCAAGTTCCTATGTTAGTTCCATTAGGAGCTCTTAATTCTGCCACACTGTGTTGTGATTGCAAAAGCGCTAATAATAGCAATCCAAACCGACCACAGTATTGGGTGAATAACGCACCAGCCATTATATATgtaaatcatcaccctaaccatgCAGCAGTACCAATATCTCATCAAAACTCACTTATTAGGCCACCACCACCTCCTTTTTCTCCCTATGGCAACAAGAGGGCTCTCTTAATTGGAATCAGTTATGCCAAACGCTCTAACAGGATTAACGGTTCTTTGAACGATGTCAACTCCATCAAGTACTTCCTCATTCACAATTTGGATTTCCCTATTCATTCCATTCTCATGCTCACCGGTATCTTTATCTCCTAATAAATTAAGGTGCAGCGAACTTCCGGTAAAATTGATAGTTGAgaatttttagataatttaacaGATTTGACTAAATTGTCGTCTAACGACTCTCAGCTATCAATTTCAAATGAAATTAACTGCATCTTGAGTTTCTAACTCTTTATTATATTTGATGGCGATTATATATTAATACGGTATGCATAACTTGGTGCGTGCATGGATACATATGCAGATGACAGAGAAGAGAAGGATCCGATGCGAATCCCAACAAAACGGAACATCGTACAGGCGATGAAGTGGTTGTTGGAAGGTTCCCAGGCAGGGGATTCACTGGTCTTCTATTTCTCTGGCCACGGAGCCAGGGAAGTGGATCGTAGCGGCGATGAGATCGACGGCTATGATGAAGCCATATGCCCCCTCGATTACGAGAGAGAGGGAAACATAATCGACGACCAGATCAACGCCACAATTGTTAGGCCTTTGCCTCATGGTGCCAAACTCCATGCCATCGTTGATGCAAGCTTTAGCGGCACTGTTCTTGATCTCCCATTTATTTGCACAACCAACCGGTTAGTTAAGTTAGTTAGGTATTTGTTTCTGACTTTCTGTTATTGTTTCGCTAACGATTTGAATTTAAACAGAAAAGGAAATTATGTATGGACGAATAAGAAAAGGCGGAGAGGTGGTTACAGAGGCACAAAGGGAGGACTAGCAGTTTGCATCTCAGCTTGTGGTGACGACGGAAAAGCTGCCGAAACGTCGGCGTTTAGCGGCATGGAAAGCAGCGGTGTCTTCACCTACAGTTTCATCAGAGCCATGCAAGAGGAGCCTCCTCACTTGACTTATGCTGCCTTGCTCAACGCCATGCGCTCTACAATCCGTGAAGCTAGTAAGGGGCAATTTGGTCTTATTGGTCGACACAATGGGATATGCATCTCAAGCCTTAGCTTATGTTTGATCAGATTTTGTTCCTTTATTATTGATGAGCGCAATTTTATTAAAAGGACACAATATGATGCATGATGTGAGCACAGTTGCACAGGTAATAATAATTTCGTAATGTAATAAATCTGTAGTTTGGAATTTATGGACGTTTTAAGCcctcaaaaataataatagagttCACTTTAcatcaaaaatgaaaaaaaaaacgataaCGATAAGGGAATTGTATGCTTCCTTTTTACATTAGAGGTGTGtgcaacaataaataaaataaaatagaagaccTGGTGATTGAACCTCAGAAACCTACAGGCTAGTAATGTACATTAATAGTAGATAGTGTAGCCCAAAAAATTCAATCTCcagttgaaaattttcaattaaggaGCAACTGCTTGCGAGATGCATTGCACCAACGAGCAAAGCAATTTTGGAGGTTTGGCCAATCAGAAGATGGAGAATGTGTGAAATAGTGCAGCCAAAGAGAGAGAATCTGCTCTTGCTGCTCTGCTTCTAATCTCTCTATGATGTACTCCAACACGCTCTCCAACTCTGTCCTCTCACTAACACTTAGAACTGGGGCATCAGTTCCATTGCTGGCTCTACACAACAGTGGCAGCCATGACTGTAGCAACCTGAACTTCACTTGCATGTATACCTTCACTTTGCCTTCATCTATTTCGTCTTGCGCCATGTTTTTGGCTTCCTTGAACAAGAATGCTGCAACCATGCAAATTCAACCCCCAAATCAATTATATGTATATGttcataaaattattaacatCATCTTCTTTTCTACATTTTTGTGAGAGCATAAAAACCAAATATGGAGAT harbors:
- the LOC107468635 gene encoding metacaspase-3; the encoded protein is MESTKRVAIEKCIGCGKQVPMLVPLGALNSATLCCDCKSANNSNPNRPQYWVNNAPAIIYVNHHPNHAAVPISHQNSLIRPPPPPFSPYGNKRALLIGISYAKRSNRINGSLNDVNSIKYFLIHNLDFPIHSILMLTDDREEKDPMRIPTKRNIVQAMKWLLEGSQAGDSLVFYFSGHGAREVDRSGDEIDGYDEAICPLDYEREGNIIDDQINATIVRPLPHGAKLHAIVDASFSGTVLDLPFICTTNRKGNYVWTNKKRRRGGYRGTKGGLAVCISACGDDGKAAETSAFSGMESSGVFTYSFIRAMQEEPPHLTYAALLNAMRSTIREASKGQFGLIGRHNGICISSLSLCLIRFCSFIIDERNFIKRTQYDA